A section of the Arabiibacter massiliensis genome encodes:
- a CDS encoding molybdopterin-dependent oxidoreductase translates to MKRTRPKGEDPGWQRITWDEAMQTIGEKFQEIIDKNGGQAIFNMAGTSRQWVYGPYAFYKWLFDTPNAHVASEICKGPRRLMGWISSVDGAPWMALRDGPRVYVQWGTAPENSNYDDSCRNLVDKMTSADVHICIDPRLSGSGKEADYWLNLKPGTDGALALCWQHIIIKHDLVDWEFVKRWTDASLLVVEDMEPTGGRYIDLSSPVQVPPLQDLIGTKLKTRLLKESDLKEGGSPHKFYAWNKKANDGAGGLVYWDADATQWEGCNHTAPTRDQMEVVYKGTSQEGYLPPLSYWELEEAGIDFDMKGTHEVTLVDGTKHTAKPVWAYLEESVAECTPEWCQEKTGLDPALVEEACLVWATRPAGQTYGNGGIHLNLAPDQVGNCTQTVRAVLHLSYMTGNFDGPAGNRGLTRTPVDEQATAAPGANMPQEVKWTLKGMEAITGEPQCPPFYLTDVKLEPTNIPDRREVLSNMVGGEKFPILPYYNEWADATCLWEACLTGEPYPLKGGINESGSFMNMSNATMAWEALATLDFWVDINMFHHPGTEMADILLPCQHWIEINNIRVSQGASGGIGLTQRAVEPPSDTKFDYDINRLIFEALEKQGNPNGTWMNIKGDGPGAYHHDERLEDWFQAHNEKTGFNTPYPGCKWEHFEDFKQDFQENGWINAKEIEPDRWGTYRRFETGWMRMGKDACTATPWSVDEKGQPVNNFGCPTPNALVEFWSMAFETFCIDMANEFEPGKFDVVKEMMPNYEPPASSADGGVIDLEEYPIVLTTGRRIPVYFHSEHRQLPWCRELWPAPRLEMNPEDAAELGLEQGDWAWIETEWGKVRQCVDLYHGIAKGWANAEHAWWFPELPAPTHGCMLANIECIWDPHGQDKFISSHHMRGVPVKIYKATPENCPDGKVIPCAPEDGTEIIYDASDPRLKEWLPNYEIREEA, encoded by the coding sequence ATGAAGCGCACCCGCCCCAAGGGCGAGGACCCGGGCTGGCAGCGCATCACGTGGGACGAGGCGATGCAGACCATCGGCGAGAAGTTCCAGGAGATCATCGACAAGAACGGCGGCCAGGCCATCTTCAACATGGCGGGCACGTCGCGCCAGTGGGTGTACGGGCCCTACGCGTTCTACAAGTGGCTGTTCGACACCCCGAACGCGCACGTGGCGTCCGAGATCTGCAAGGGCCCGCGCCGTTTGATGGGCTGGATCAGCTCGGTGGACGGCGCGCCGTGGATGGCGCTGCGCGACGGGCCGCGCGTGTACGTGCAGTGGGGCACCGCGCCCGAGAACTCGAACTACGACGACTCGTGCCGCAACCTGGTTGACAAGATGACCTCGGCCGACGTACACATCTGCATCGACCCGCGCCTGTCCGGCTCGGGCAAGGAGGCCGACTACTGGCTGAACCTCAAGCCCGGCACCGACGGGGCGCTGGCGCTGTGCTGGCAGCACATCATCATCAAGCACGACCTGGTGGACTGGGAGTTCGTTAAGCGCTGGACCGACGCGTCGCTGCTGGTGGTGGAGGACATGGAGCCCACGGGCGGCCGCTACATCGACCTGTCCTCGCCCGTCCAGGTGCCGCCGCTTCAGGACCTCATCGGCACGAAGCTCAAGACGCGCCTGCTCAAGGAGAGCGACCTCAAGGAAGGCGGCAGCCCGCACAAGTTCTACGCGTGGAACAAGAAGGCCAACGATGGCGCGGGCGGCCTCGTGTACTGGGACGCCGACGCCACCCAGTGGGAGGGCTGCAACCACACGGCCCCCACGCGCGACCAGATGGAAGTGGTGTACAAGGGCACGTCGCAGGAGGGCTACCTGCCGCCCCTGTCCTACTGGGAGCTGGAGGAAGCCGGCATCGACTTCGATATGAAGGGCACGCACGAGGTGACGCTTGTCGACGGCACGAAGCATACGGCCAAGCCCGTGTGGGCCTACCTCGAGGAATCCGTGGCCGAGTGCACGCCCGAGTGGTGCCAGGAGAAGACGGGCCTCGACCCCGCGCTCGTGGAGGAGGCGTGCCTCGTGTGGGCGACGCGCCCCGCCGGCCAGACCTACGGCAACGGCGGCATCCACCTGAACCTCGCCCCCGACCAGGTGGGCAACTGCACGCAGACCGTGCGCGCGGTGCTGCACCTGTCGTATATGACCGGCAACTTCGACGGCCCCGCCGGCAACCGCGGCCTCACCCGCACGCCGGTGGACGAGCAGGCCACCGCTGCGCCCGGCGCCAACATGCCGCAGGAGGTGAAGTGGACGCTCAAGGGCATGGAGGCCATCACGGGCGAGCCGCAGTGCCCGCCGTTCTACCTGACCGACGTGAAGCTGGAGCCCACGAACATCCCCGACCGCCGCGAGGTGCTCAGCAACATGGTGGGCGGCGAGAAGTTCCCCATCCTGCCGTATTACAACGAATGGGCCGACGCCACCTGCCTGTGGGAGGCGTGCCTCACCGGCGAGCCGTATCCGCTCAAGGGCGGCATCAACGAGTCTGGCTCGTTCATGAACATGTCCAACGCCACGATGGCGTGGGAAGCCCTGGCCACGCTCGACTTCTGGGTGGACATCAACATGTTCCATCACCCCGGCACCGAGATGGCCGACATCCTGCTGCCGTGCCAGCATTGGATCGAGATCAACAACATCCGCGTGAGCCAGGGCGCGTCGGGCGGCATCGGTCTCACGCAGCGCGCCGTGGAGCCGCCGAGCGACACGAAGTTCGACTACGACATCAACCGCCTGATCTTCGAGGCGCTCGAGAAGCAGGGCAACCCCAACGGCACCTGGATGAACATCAAGGGCGACGGCCCCGGTGCGTACCATCACGACGAGCGCCTGGAGGACTGGTTCCAGGCCCACAACGAGAAGACCGGCTTCAACACGCCGTACCCGGGTTGCAAATGGGAGCACTTCGAGGACTTCAAGCAGGACTTCCAGGAGAACGGCTGGATCAACGCCAAGGAGATCGAGCCCGACCGCTGGGGAACGTACCGCCGCTTCGAGACGGGCTGGATGCGCATGGGCAAGGACGCCTGCACGGCCACTCCGTGGTCGGTGGACGAGAAGGGCCAGCCGGTGAACAACTTCGGCTGCCCGACGCCCAACGCGCTCGTGGAGTTCTGGTCGATGGCGTTCGAGACGTTCTGCATCGACATGGCCAACGAGTTCGAGCCGGGCAAGTTCGACGTCGTCAAAGAGATGATGCCCAACTACGAGCCGCCCGCGTCTTCGGCCGATGGAGGCGTGATCGACCTCGAGGAGTACCCGATCGTCCTCACCACCGGCCGCCGCATCCCCGTGTACTTCCACAGCGAGCACCGGCAGCTGCCGTGGTGCCGCGAGCTCTGGCCGGCGCCGCGTCTGGAGATGAACCCCGAGGACGCCGCTGAGCTGGGCCTCGAGCAGGGCGACTGGGCCTGGATCGAGACCGAGTGGGGCAAGGTGCGCCAGTGCGTGGACCTCTACCACGGCATCGCGAAGGGCTGGGCCAACGCCGAGCACGCGTGGTGGTTCCCGGAGCTTCCCGCGCCCACGCACGGCTGCATGCTGGCCAACATCGAGTGCATCTGGGACCCGCACGGCCAGGACAAGTTCATCAGCTCGCACCACATGCGCGGCGTGCCGGTGAAGATCTACAAGGCCACGCCCGAGAACTGCCCAGACGGCAAGGTGATCCCCTGCGCGCCGGAGGACGGCACCGAGATCATCTACGACGCGTCCGACCCGCGGCTGAAGGAATGGCTGCCCAACTACGAGATTCGAGAGGAGGCGTAA
- a CDS encoding LuxR family transcriptional regulator: MPASPASDAPSGSLDRLAARLEPPFPLRLLGFGLVYAWSTCVWDTEAIAGPAGGLSASPGATWLLSAVITPIAFLVFALAARKRDMLASRALAVAGPALSFAGTLLVALEPLAPEALRGAATVLGAVCTGIGPVALILLWINLYARLDLELIESAVPASFAMTLVITLFVPTLSDALSVAVVSLLPVASGALYLLSRRSYTGGELPAGDPPADERAAARLRPGTVARMFALLLASYSVGCLLPSIHPAGAPALLHEPWTASLGTLFAIALSVSIVLFSRRIDLDSLYRWIIAPFALAIIFAAFPNEACLALSGILGNATFTGLEIIMIIYFVRLANRAGKTPTLLIGLGECAAYTGVLIGFGGGALAKQAIAAGALDPKTAALALVGAFICSTLLVPRRDVAWSEGAPTPVIAASEVEGVVVAPAPESESFEARCARIAADRGLSAREAEIFQLLAQGRSQPYIRDMLYLSKNTVSTHTRHIYRKLDVHSKQELLDLLEE, from the coding sequence ATGCCCGCATCCCCCGCATCCGACGCCCCAAGCGGCTCGCTCGACCGCTTGGCTGCGCGGCTCGAACCGCCGTTCCCGCTGCGCCTCCTAGGCTTCGGGCTGGTGTACGCGTGGAGCACGTGCGTGTGGGACACGGAGGCCATCGCGGGGCCGGCGGGCGGGCTCTCGGCCTCGCCGGGCGCCACCTGGCTGCTCTCGGCCGTCATCACGCCAATCGCGTTCCTGGTGTTCGCGCTGGCCGCCCGCAAACGCGATATGCTGGCGAGCCGCGCGCTCGCCGTCGCCGGGCCCGCGCTCTCGTTTGCGGGCACCCTGCTCGTGGCGCTCGAGCCGCTGGCCCCGGAAGCGCTGCGGGGCGCGGCGACCGTGCTGGGGGCGGTGTGCACCGGCATCGGGCCCGTGGCGCTCATCCTCTTGTGGATCAACCTGTACGCGCGGCTCGACCTGGAGCTCATAGAGTCGGCGGTGCCCGCCTCGTTCGCGATGACGCTGGTCATCACGCTGTTCGTGCCCACCTTGAGCGATGCGCTGTCGGTCGCGGTGGTCAGCCTGCTGCCCGTGGCCTCCGGCGCGCTCTACCTGCTCTCGCGCCGCAGCTACACGGGCGGCGAGCTGCCCGCAGGGGATCCACCCGCGGACGAGCGGGCCGCCGCGCGTCTGCGGCCGGGCACGGTCGCGCGCATGTTCGCCCTGCTGCTGGCGTCGTACAGCGTGGGCTGCCTGCTGCCCTCCATCCACCCCGCCGGCGCGCCCGCGCTGCTGCACGAGCCGTGGACGGCGTCGCTCGGCACGCTGTTCGCCATCGCGCTCTCGGTTTCCATCGTGCTGTTCTCGCGGCGCATCGACCTCGATTCGCTCTATCGGTGGATCATCGCGCCGTTCGCGCTGGCCATCATCTTCGCGGCGTTTCCGAACGAGGCCTGCCTGGCGCTCTCGGGCATCCTGGGCAACGCCACGTTCACGGGCCTGGAAATCATCATGATCATCTACTTCGTGCGGCTGGCGAACCGGGCGGGCAAGACGCCGACGCTGCTGATCGGCCTGGGGGAATGCGCCGCCTACACCGGCGTGCTCATCGGCTTCGGCGGCGGCGCGCTGGCGAAGCAGGCCATCGCAGCGGGCGCGCTCGACCCTAAGACGGCCGCGCTCGCGCTGGTGGGCGCGTTCATCTGCTCGACGCTGCTCGTGCCACGGCGGGACGTGGCGTGGTCGGAAGGCGCGCCGACGCCCGTCATCGCGGCGAGCGAGGTTGAGGGCGTCGTCGTCGCGCCCGCACCCGAGTCCGAATCCTTCGAGGCCCGCTGCGCGCGCATCGCCGCCGACCGGGGCCTTTCCGCGCGCGAGGCCGAGATCTTCCAGCTGCTCGCCCAGGGGAGGAGCCAGCCCTACATCCGCGACATGCTCTACCTGTCGAAGAACACCGTGTCCACCCACACCCGCCACATCTACCGCAAGCTCGACGTCCACAGCAAGCAAGAGCTCCTCGACCTGCTGGAAGAGTAG
- a CDS encoding DmsC/YnfH family molybdoenzyme membrane anchor subunit: MELQWPLIVFTTLVAWSAGLFASQSLMALVGAGKKSQMTAWVASAVLLAVGGVAVFFHLEHWERIFNGFGHLTSGITQELIAIVVLAVVAVVYLVMMRKSSDGASVPKWLAGVSIAACVILVAVMAHSYTMAARPAWDSVLWILYVLGNACVLGPCAMAVIMSLKGDDVKPVALPALVGTAIAAVTAVAFAAFLQASGGSFAEVGFYFDPTHPTKAMADAAATVAGQAPLLWGGAVVVGAIVPLVAAFVGRKSANWKLWGSAAVVAALIGAVCLRVAFYNLGLSVFMFY; the protein is encoded by the coding sequence ATGGAATTGCAATGGCCTTTGATCGTGTTCACGACCTTGGTGGCGTGGTCGGCGGGGCTCTTTGCGAGCCAGAGCCTGATGGCGCTGGTCGGAGCGGGGAAGAAGTCGCAGATGACGGCGTGGGTTGCGTCTGCGGTGCTGCTGGCCGTCGGCGGCGTGGCGGTGTTCTTCCATCTCGAGCACTGGGAGAGGATCTTCAACGGGTTCGGGCATCTGACGTCCGGCATTACCCAGGAGCTGATCGCCATCGTGGTGCTGGCCGTCGTGGCCGTGGTGTACCTGGTCATGATGCGGAAATCTTCTGATGGGGCCTCGGTTCCGAAGTGGCTGGCCGGCGTGTCGATCGCGGCGTGCGTGATCCTCGTAGCCGTCATGGCGCATAGCTACACCATGGCCGCGAGGCCTGCCTGGGACAGCGTGCTCTGGATCCTGTACGTCCTCGGCAACGCCTGCGTCCTCGGCCCGTGCGCGATGGCCGTCATCATGTCGCTCAAGGGCGACGACGTCAAGCCCGTGGCGCTTCCGGCCCTCGTCGGCACGGCGATCGCGGCCGTCACCGCTGTGGCGTTCGCCGCCTTCCTCCAGGCCTCTGGCGGCTCCTTCGCCGAGGTGGGCTTCTACTTCGACCCGACCCACCCGACCAAGGCCATGGCCGACGCGGCCGCGACGGTCGCGGGCCAGGCGCCCCTCCTCTGGGGCGGTGCCGTGGTCGTCGGCGCGATCGTGCCCCTGGTCGCCGCCTTCGTCGGCCGCAAGTCCGCCAACTGGAAGCTCTGGGGCTCCGCCGCGGTGGTCGCCGCCCTGATCGGCGCGGTCTGCCTCCGCGTCGCCTTCTACAACCTGGGCCTCAGCGTCTTCATGTTCTACTAG
- a CDS encoding FAD-dependent oxidoreductase gives MDTSMDRRAFLGLAAMGTLAAGAGLAGCAPQQGGAPAPAAAAADAAEPAEQQAVAGGIPRKEGSEKKECDVAIVGAGAAGLMAGLKLAQAGKRVVIIERAPSAAMSNFSMCGGPTACETKLQEQEGATVTLDTIFGYMNDFARGSVNGALLRNTLANTGEAINTMLDLGIPMQLIPDTYGVGFRGRHMFMTGGEERVTPIVGAIEAAGGEFLFGTAAQKIIMEGGAAVGVQTDKGVDVMAPNVVVCSGGFLGNAEMQLDRFNTKLFSLGNTLSDGAGINMVLDAGGAWDRNFAVLGNECGAVSAATTGRPFTEDWHNVNEHYGYWLFGGLYTDTAGERFINEEKVAQFPLAVGGEALLRAGKAYCIMDSDYYEAVKGDGIFAYLGQPASWVSGPMVDFYKTTPENAEAHLQQAIDEGWALKAESLSEIAEKYGLDNLEATVEKYNAYCASGVDEDFGKSAPFLKPVAAAPFYVFEYVPSAWGTNGGVKVDSHLRAMDQGNHPIPGLYVAGVDQGSVYSMPYYTNEGASVGLALGSGVYVAKEIAGA, from the coding sequence ATGGACACTTCGATGGATCGTCGCGCGTTTCTGGGTTTGGCGGCCATGGGCACCTTGGCGGCAGGGGCGGGGCTCGCCGGCTGCGCGCCCCAGCAGGGCGGCGCGCCCGCACCGGCGGCTGCGGCGGCCGATGCGGCCGAGCCGGCCGAGCAGCAGGCGGTGGCGGGCGGCATTCCGCGCAAGGAGGGCTCGGAGAAGAAGGAGTGCGACGTCGCCATCGTGGGCGCGGGCGCGGCGGGCCTCATGGCCGGCCTCAAGCTGGCGCAGGCGGGCAAGCGCGTCGTCATCATCGAGCGCGCGCCTTCGGCCGCGATGTCGAACTTCAGCATGTGCGGCGGCCCCACCGCCTGCGAGACGAAGCTGCAGGAGCAGGAGGGCGCCACGGTCACCCTCGACACCATCTTCGGCTACATGAACGACTTCGCGCGCGGCAGCGTGAACGGCGCGCTTCTGCGCAACACGCTGGCGAACACGGGCGAGGCTATCAACACGATGCTCGACCTGGGCATTCCCATGCAGCTCATCCCCGACACCTACGGCGTGGGCTTCCGCGGCCGCCACATGTTCATGACGGGCGGCGAGGAGCGCGTGACCCCCATCGTGGGAGCCATCGAGGCTGCCGGCGGCGAGTTCCTGTTCGGAACGGCGGCGCAGAAGATCATCATGGAGGGCGGCGCGGCGGTCGGCGTGCAGACCGACAAGGGCGTCGACGTGATGGCCCCGAACGTCGTGGTGTGCTCGGGCGGCTTCCTCGGCAACGCGGAGATGCAGCTCGACCGCTTCAACACGAAGCTGTTCTCGCTCGGCAACACGCTCTCCGACGGCGCGGGCATCAACATGGTGCTCGATGCGGGCGGCGCGTGGGACCGCAACTTCGCGGTGCTCGGCAACGAGTGCGGCGCTGTCTCGGCCGCGACGACCGGCCGCCCCTTCACGGAGGACTGGCACAATGTGAACGAGCATTACGGGTACTGGCTGTTCGGCGGCCTGTACACCGACACCGCGGGCGAGCGCTTCATCAACGAGGAGAAGGTGGCGCAGTTCCCGCTGGCCGTGGGCGGCGAGGCGCTGCTGCGCGCCGGCAAGGCGTACTGCATCATGGACTCCGACTACTACGAGGCCGTGAAGGGCGACGGCATCTTCGCCTACCTCGGGCAACCGGCAAGCTGGGTGTCGGGCCCCATGGTCGACTTCTACAAGACCACGCCCGAGAACGCCGAGGCCCACTTGCAGCAGGCCATCGACGAGGGCTGGGCGCTCAAGGCCGAGAGCCTCTCCGAGATCGCCGAGAAGTACGGGCTCGACAACCTCGAGGCCACGGTGGAGAAGTACAACGCGTACTGCGCCTCCGGGGTGGACGAGGACTTCGGCAAGTCGGCGCCGTTCCTCAAGCCCGTGGCCGCCGCGCCGTTCTACGTGTTCGAGTACGTGCCGAGCGCGTGGGGCACGAACGGCGGCGTGAAGGTTGACAGCCACCTGCGCGCCATGGATCAGGGCAACCACCCGATCCCCGGCCTGTACGTGGCCGGCGTCGACCAGGGCAGCGTCTACAGCATGCCCTACTACACCAACGAGGGCGCCTCGGTGGGCCTCGCGCTCGGCTCCGGCGTCTACGTGGCCAAGGAGATCGCCGGCGCGTAA
- a CDS encoding LuxR C-terminal-related transcriptional regulator, producing the protein MEQPSPFAIARERLSQTRPRSLLNLRMLGFAMARAWVYLMFLGTAASSMTWNGQTVPSIAYLGSTVMLCATLLASAVWHERFAVLIGRPSFRALGPVLIVAGTLALASATLPGAPEVALCLAGALLTGVGSGIIDLGYGELYRNLDPRRTSFEAPLAFFIAAALFPVVLGLPSVAACIVCALLPAVSGWILFVKMKAWSPAREPAVKPFAIHLGTFSWKIGICACLIGLADGVVRAVFMTSIGASAESFYRFPLLWSSLLTMAIIYGCVLFSRETGLRPVYRSVMLVMAVFFMLLPVFTGYSEIESTIALTGYGTFNVLIWILLADISFTYRLSSHMVFGIGWGMVTLGVLLGSAAGQAVCAFAPFQPQTLSLIALLATLAILISYMFVFNESDLIALAKGDEDKEGAAEPKRQRFQDRCKEVAGEYGLSPKETEIMILFAKGRSSTRIQEELYLSRGTVTTHLRHIYQKLDVHSKQELLDVIEAREDRRA; encoded by the coding sequence GTGGAGCAGCCATCGCCGTTCGCCATCGCGCGGGAGCGCCTGAGCCAGACGCGGCCGCGCAGCCTGCTGAACCTGCGCATGCTGGGGTTCGCGATGGCGCGCGCGTGGGTGTACCTGATGTTCCTGGGAACCGCCGCCAGCTCGATGACCTGGAACGGCCAGACGGTGCCGAGCATCGCCTACCTCGGATCCACCGTCATGCTGTGCGCGACGCTGCTGGCGAGCGCTGTGTGGCACGAGCGCTTCGCCGTGCTCATCGGGCGGCCGTCGTTCCGCGCGCTCGGGCCCGTGCTCATCGTGGCTGGCACGCTCGCGTTGGCCTCGGCCACGCTGCCGGGAGCCCCCGAGGTCGCGCTCTGCCTGGCCGGCGCGCTGCTCACCGGCGTGGGGTCGGGCATCATCGACCTCGGCTACGGCGAGCTCTACCGCAACCTCGACCCGCGGCGCACCTCGTTCGAGGCGCCGCTCGCCTTCTTCATCGCGGCCGCGCTGTTCCCCGTGGTGCTGGGACTGCCCTCGGTGGCGGCGTGCATCGTGTGCGCGCTTCTGCCCGCGGTATCGGGATGGATCCTGTTCGTGAAGATGAAGGCCTGGTCGCCCGCGCGCGAGCCAGCCGTGAAGCCCTTCGCCATCCATCTGGGCACGTTCTCGTGGAAGATCGGCATCTGCGCGTGCCTCATCGGGCTGGCCGACGGCGTGGTGCGCGCGGTGTTCATGACGTCCATCGGCGCGTCGGCCGAGAGCTTCTACCGCTTCCCGCTGCTGTGGTCGAGTCTGCTCACGATGGCCATCATCTACGGGTGCGTCCTGTTCTCGCGCGAGACGGGGCTGCGGCCGGTGTACCGCTCGGTGATGCTGGTGATGGCCGTGTTCTTCATGCTGCTGCCCGTGTTCACCGGCTACTCGGAGATCGAGAGCACCATCGCGCTCACGGGCTACGGCACGTTCAACGTGCTCATCTGGATACTGCTCGCGGACATCTCGTTCACCTACCGGCTGTCGTCGCACATGGTGTTCGGCATCGGCTGGGGCATGGTGACGCTCGGCGTGCTGTTGGGCTCGGCCGCCGGCCAGGCCGTATGCGCGTTCGCGCCGTTTCAGCCGCAGACGCTCAGCCTGATCGCGCTGCTGGCCACGCTGGCCATCCTCATCTCGTATATGTTCGTGTTCAACGAGAGCGACCTCATCGCGCTGGCGAAGGGCGACGAGGACAAGGAGGGCGCCGCCGAGCCGAAGCGCCAGCGGTTCCAGGACCGCTGCAAGGAGGTGGCCGGCGAGTACGGCCTGTCGCCGAAGGAGACCGAGATCATGATCCTGTTCGCGAAGGGCCGCTCGAGCACCCGCATCCAGGAGGAGCTCTACCTGTCGCGCGGCACCGTGACCACGCACCTGCGCCACATCTACCAGAAGCTCGACGTCCACAGCAAGCAGGAGCTCCTGGACGTGATCGAGGCCCGCGAGGATCGCCGGGCATAG
- a CDS encoding 4Fe-4S dicluster domain-containing protein — MTQYAIVTDLNRCVGCLACMVACKAVNNVPIGSYWNKVLRIGPSLKEGAKASNDVEMYYLPVQCQHCADPECVKVCPTGASQKMPDGTVQIDKSKCIGCQFCAMACPYNVRYLNEEERVVEKCTLCEQIVGQGGLPQCVIQCGGRARFFGDKEKGIESFEAPAVGYDVDRSYDNLYTGNRVTLGELAQPFDEATDLHHLPDVGNGPEFAFILRNRDWKGDE, encoded by the coding sequence ATGACGCAGTATGCGATCGTCACCGATTTGAACCGGTGCGTCGGCTGCCTCGCCTGCATGGTGGCGTGCAAGGCCGTGAACAACGTGCCCATCGGGTCGTACTGGAACAAGGTGCTGCGCATCGGGCCCTCGCTGAAGGAGGGCGCGAAGGCGTCCAACGACGTGGAGATGTACTACCTGCCCGTGCAGTGCCAGCACTGCGCCGACCCCGAGTGCGTGAAGGTGTGCCCGACCGGCGCCTCGCAGAAGATGCCCGACGGCACCGTGCAGATCGACAAGTCCAAGTGCATCGGCTGCCAGTTCTGCGCGATGGCCTGCCCCTACAACGTGCGCTATCTGAACGAGGAGGAGCGCGTGGTGGAGAAGTGCACGCTCTGCGAGCAGATCGTGGGGCAGGGCGGGCTCCCGCAGTGCGTCATCCAGTGCGGCGGGCGCGCGAGGTTCTTCGGCGATAAGGAGAAGGGCATCGAGTCGTTCGAGGCGCCGGCCGTGGGCTACGACGTGGACCGCTCCTACGACAACCTGTACACGGGCAACCGCGTGACGCTCGGCGAGCTGGCGCAGCCCTTCGACGAGGCCACCGACCTGCACCATCTGCCCGACGTGGGCAACGGCCCCGAGTTCGCGTTCATCCTGCGCAACCGCGACTGGAAGGGAGATGAGTAG
- the fucO gene encoding lactaldehyde reductase produces MANRIVLNTVSHHGSGAIKELPGILAARGCKKALVCTDASLVKFGVTAKATDELDAAGIAYEVFSDVKPNPTIENVQAGVEAYQQAGADCIVAIGGGSAMDTAKAVGIIANNPEFADVRSLEGVADTKNHAVFTVAVPTTAGTAAEVTINYVITDVERTRKFVCVDVNDIPEVAIVDPDMMASMPASLAAATGMDALTHAIEGYTTKGAWAMTDMFHLEAIRLISANLRGAVAKEEAGMEGMALAQYIAGMGFSNVGLGIAHSMAHTLGALYDTPHGVACAMMLPIVMEFNAPETGEKFREIARAMGVVGVDAMDEAEYRAAAIDAVRKLSTDVGIPTTVEAMKADDLDFLAKSAAQDACAPGNPREASVADLRELFTKVMPA; encoded by the coding sequence ATGGCCAACCGCATCGTTCTCAACACCGTATCCCACCACGGGTCGGGCGCCATCAAGGAGCTGCCGGGCATCCTTGCGGCACGTGGCTGCAAGAAGGCGCTCGTGTGCACCGACGCGTCGCTCGTGAAGTTCGGCGTGACGGCCAAGGCCACCGATGAGCTGGACGCGGCCGGCATTGCCTACGAGGTGTTCTCCGACGTGAAGCCCAACCCCACCATCGAGAACGTGCAGGCGGGCGTGGAGGCTTATCAGCAGGCTGGGGCCGATTGCATCGTGGCCATCGGTGGCGGCTCGGCCATGGACACGGCGAAGGCCGTGGGCATCATCGCGAACAACCCCGAGTTCGCCGACGTGCGCAGCTTGGAGGGCGTGGCCGACACGAAGAACCACGCCGTGTTCACCGTGGCCGTGCCCACCACTGCCGGAACCGCGGCCGAGGTCACCATCAACTACGTGATAACCGACGTCGAGCGCACGCGCAAGTTCGTGTGCGTGGACGTGAACGACATCCCCGAGGTGGCCATCGTCGATCCCGACATGATGGCGTCGATGCCGGCGAGTCTCGCGGCCGCCACGGGCATGGACGCGCTCACGCACGCCATCGAGGGCTACACCACGAAGGGCGCCTGGGCCATGACCGACATGTTCCACCTGGAGGCCATCCGCCTGATTTCGGCCAACCTGCGCGGCGCCGTGGCCAAGGAGGAGGCCGGCATGGAGGGCATGGCGCTCGCGCAGTACATCGCGGGCATGGGCTTCTCCAACGTGGGGCTCGGCATCGCGCACTCCATGGCGCACACGCTCGGCGCGCTCTACGACACGCCGCACGGCGTGGCCTGCGCCATGATGCTGCCCATCGTGATGGAGTTCAACGCGCCCGAGACGGGCGAGAAGTTCCGCGAGATCGCGCGCGCCATGGGCGTTGTGGGTGTGGACGCCATGGACGAGGCCGAGTACCGCGCGGCCGCCATCGACGCCGTGCGGAAGCTGTCGACCGACGTGGGAATCCCCACCACCGTGGAGGCCATGAAGGCCGATGACCTGGACTTCCTGGCGAAGTCGGCCGCGCAGGACGCCTGCGCCCCCGGCAACCCGCGTGAGGCCAGCGTGGCCGACCTGCGCGAGCTGTTCACCAAGGTGATGCCGGCGTAG